From a region of the Sporosarcina ureilytica genome:
- the kynB gene encoding arylformamidase, which translates to MTSEWIDISQPLQNGIAEWPGDTPFSYEVAFKKADTGSVNIGKLTTSTHMGTHIDAPFHFADDGEKVHELPIELYIGRARVIDLSGATSIGRQELEALDFGGAERILLKTGCRKDFTIFPEPFIYLRADIAPLLKERGVRLVGIDTPSVDPEQSKTLDAHHALYEQHIMILENIVLDDVVPGDYELIALPLPLHGADGSPVRAVIRAMKEVD; encoded by the coding sequence ATGACCAGTGAATGGATAGATATTTCACAACCGCTTCAAAATGGGATTGCCGAGTGGCCTGGAGACACACCTTTTTCTTATGAAGTTGCTTTTAAAAAGGCAGATACAGGATCCGTTAATATTGGAAAATTAACGACGAGCACTCATATGGGTACACATATCGATGCCCCTTTTCATTTTGCAGATGACGGTGAAAAAGTGCATGAACTGCCGATTGAACTGTATATTGGTCGAGCGCGTGTCATAGACTTGTCGGGGGCTACGAGTATTGGTCGACAAGAGTTGGAGGCACTTGACTTTGGCGGTGCTGAACGGATTTTATTGAAAACAGGCTGTCGTAAGGACTTCACTATTTTTCCTGAACCTTTTATTTATTTGCGTGCAGACATTGCGCCGTTACTAAAAGAACGTGGGGTTCGATTAGTTGGTATCGATACACCATCTGTTGACCCAGAACAAAGTAAGACGCTAGATGCACATCATGCATTATATGAACAGCACATTATGATTTTAGAAAATATTGTTCTGGATGACGTAGTGCCGGGAGATTATGAGTTGATTGCTTTGCCGTTACCACTTCATGGGGCTGATGGAAGTCCGGTTCGTGCTGTCATTCGGGCAATGAAAGAGGTGGACTGA
- the kynU gene encoding kynureninase, with protein MEKTTVEYAQHLDEKDVLAHFREEFYLLEDKIYMDGNSLGLLSKRAEKVLLELLHSWKSLGIDGWTDGAHPWFYLSEFVGKKMAPLVGGQSNEVIATGSTTTNLHQLVATFYKPSGKRTKILADELNFPSDIYALQSQLKLKGYNPEEHLVRVKSRDGRFLKEADIVDAMTEEVALIVLPAVLYRSGQVLDLSYLTQEAKKRGIPIGFDLCHSIGTIEHRLHKQEVDFAFWCTYKYLNGGPGSVGGLFVHEKHFGTMPGLTGWFGSDKAVQFDMSHTMTPAQDASAFQIGTPHVLSLAPVVGALALFEEATIQRIRKKSLRLTEYFLMLIDVELKGYGFTIGNPMDETRGGHILLEHQEAARICKALKAEGVIPDFRAPNGVRLAPVALYNTFEDIWQTVQILKRILDEKRYERFENKRGVVA; from the coding sequence ATGGAGAAAACAACGGTCGAGTATGCGCAACATTTGGATGAAAAAGATGTGTTGGCGCATTTCAGGGAAGAGTTCTATCTTCTGGAAGACAAAATCTATATGGATGGGAATTCGCTCGGTTTATTGTCAAAACGAGCTGAAAAGGTCTTGTTAGAATTGTTGCATTCGTGGAAAAGTCTAGGGATTGACGGGTGGACAGATGGAGCGCATCCATGGTTTTATTTGTCTGAATTTGTCGGGAAGAAAATGGCGCCACTTGTCGGGGGACAATCGAATGAAGTGATCGCGACCGGCTCAACAACGACGAACCTACATCAGCTAGTGGCAACATTTTATAAACCGTCTGGAAAACGAACGAAAATTCTTGCTGATGAACTGAATTTCCCATCAGATATTTATGCACTTCAAAGTCAGTTGAAATTGAAAGGGTACAATCCAGAAGAACATCTTGTTCGTGTGAAAAGTCGGGATGGTCGATTTTTAAAAGAAGCGGATATTGTAGACGCCATGACCGAAGAAGTAGCGCTGATTGTTTTGCCGGCAGTGCTTTATCGAAGCGGGCAAGTGTTGGACCTGTCTTATTTAACACAGGAAGCTAAGAAACGAGGCATTCCAATTGGTTTTGACTTATGTCATTCAATTGGCACGATTGAGCATCGTTTACATAAACAAGAAGTAGATTTTGCTTTTTGGTGTACGTATAAATATTTAAACGGAGGCCCCGGTTCCGTAGGCGGTTTATTTGTCCATGAAAAACATTTTGGAACGATGCCAGGACTTACTGGTTGGTTTGGTTCTGATAAAGCTGTCCAATTTGATATGTCACATACGATGACACCTGCACAAGATGCAAGTGCTTTTCAAATTGGCACGCCGCATGTCTTAAGTTTAGCGCCTGTTGTTGGCGCATTAGCGCTTTTTGAAGAAGCAACCATACAGCGGATTAGAAAGAAGTCTTTACGTTTAACGGAGTATTTTTTAATGCTCATCGACGTGGAGTTGAAAGGGTATGGGTTTACAATCGGCAATCCAATGGATGAGACCCGTGGCGGTCATATTTTATTGGAACATCAAGAGGCTGCACGAATTTGTAAGGCTTTAAAAGCGGAAGGTGTCATCCCGGATTTCCGTGCACCGAATGGGGTAAGACTTGCGCCTGTTGCCTTGTACAATACATTTGAAGATATATGGCAAACGGTGCAAATTTTAAAACGGATACTAGATGAAAAGCGATATGAACGATTCGAAAATAAAAGGGGCGTTGTCGCATGA
- the kynA gene encoding tryptophan 2,3-dioxygenase, whose amino-acid sequence MDDKGIYTDFKEQMTYGEYLNLDQILSSQTRLSGHHDEMLFIIIHQVSELWMKLILHEITSAITAIQRDELPEAFKMLARVSRVQTQIIQAWDVLSTLTPAEYMEFRDHLGRASGFQSYQNRQIEFALGYKQPHILKIYEKDQALAAKLKRSYEAPSIYDVSIKALAKAGFPINESLLQRDFSMTYSGDDSVADAWLKVYQDVDTYWDLYQLAEKLVDIEDSHQQWRFRHMKTVERIIGNKTGTGGSSGVAYLKTVLNHRFFPELWDVRTKL is encoded by the coding sequence ATGGACGATAAAGGGATTTATACGGATTTTAAAGAGCAGATGACGTACGGGGAATATCTCAATCTTGACCAAATCCTATCAAGCCAAACGCGTTTATCTGGCCATCACGATGAAATGTTGTTTATTATTATCCATCAAGTGAGCGAATTATGGATGAAACTCATTTTACATGAAATCACATCGGCCATTACAGCGATTCAACGGGATGAATTGCCTGAAGCATTTAAAATGTTGGCACGGGTTTCCCGTGTGCAAACGCAAATTATTCAAGCGTGGGATGTGTTATCAACGTTAACGCCTGCAGAATATATGGAATTTCGAGATCATCTTGGGCGGGCATCTGGATTTCAATCTTATCAAAATCGTCAAATTGAATTTGCGTTAGGTTATAAGCAACCACATATTTTAAAGATTTATGAAAAGGATCAAGCACTTGCTGCGAAATTAAAAAGATCTTATGAAGCACCAAGTATTTACGACGTATCGATCAAAGCATTGGCGAAAGCGGGTTTTCCAATCAACGAATCACTATTACAAAGGGACTTCTCAATGACATATAGCGGAGATGATTCCGTTGCAGATGCCTGGCTGAAGGTTTACCAAGACGTTGACACGTATTGGGATTTATATCAACTTGCCGAAAAGCTTGTCGATATAGAAGATAGCCACCAACAATGGCGTTTTCGTCACATGAAGACAGTCGAAAGAATTATTGGGAATAAAACAGGTACAGGCGGTTCTTCGGGGGTTGCTTATTTAAAGACTGTGCTGAACCACCGATTTTTTCCAGAACTTTGGGATGTACGTACCAAACTATAA